In Blautia sp. SC05B48, a single genomic region encodes these proteins:
- a CDS encoding transporter substrate-binding domain-containing protein, translated as MISRAKKYVAVFLVFVCVCMIFSPQTAYAAEDSSQHETVKVGFFAMDGYHVMDEEGNRSGYGYDFLRLMARYWDVDYEYVGYDKSWDDMQQMLEDGEIDMVTSARKTSEREEKFDFSRPIGTNNGILTVRSDNSTIVDGNYSTYNGMRVALLNGSSRDKEFADFAGNKGFTYDPFYFDTTAEMEEALLSGNVDAIAATSLRKTNNERIVDKFDSSDFYVIVKKGNTELLNEINYAIDQMNVVEGNWKTTLYNKNYESIETKNLEYTEKEKSIISQYSKDNPLHVLCDPTRYPYSYNENGEMKGIIPDYFRKIADYAGISYEFLTPATRDEYIAYQKNKETTDMSIDARLETDNYAETKKWGITAPFITMQLARVTRRDFDGKINVVTTVDQTASNSIEDAMAPGAEKLMCSTRQEMMEAVREGKADAAFVYYYMAQAFVNSDTTGTMTYTLLEQPTFTYRMVISSTENHALAGILTKAMYAMPQNLVEDLAAQYTTYKATELTFVDWIRLHPVVTVLVLLIFGWLLTAMSVTMVHLSARKKAQKAAQEKAEEMAELAEHAQAANKAKTAFLSHMSHDMRTPMNAIIGFTGIAMKNNPSDEVKNCLEKIDESSEHLLSLINDVLDLTRIESGKVKYNPVPADVKNITDSSLNITKGFLTNRDINFKIQREEAKIPNVLADPARLRDVLVNIMSNAVKFTPDGGTITFEARCQEKCGDGYINMRYRISDTGIGMSEEFTKEVFEEFAQEDSGVRTQYHGVGLGMAIVKKYVDMMGGTISVQSKKHEGTTFTVDIPLEITDKECNKSDTGISEKVNLTGVNVLLAEDNELNAEIAAVQLEEFRMNVERAVDGKNAVEIFRNHPEGTFDVILMDIMMPEMNGYEAAKAIRAMNDRPDGKNIPIIAMTANSFAEDVQASLDAGMNAHLSKPIVIDEVIKTILRYVYG; from the coding sequence ATGATTTCGAGAGCAAAGAAATATGTGGCAGTGTTCCTGGTTTTTGTATGCGTGTGTATGATATTTTCTCCCCAGACTGCATATGCAGCCGAAGACAGTTCGCAGCATGAAACTGTCAAAGTCGGTTTCTTTGCCATGGATGGTTATCATGTGATGGATGAAGAAGGCAACCGCAGTGGGTATGGCTATGATTTTCTTCGGCTGATGGCCCGTTATTGGGATGTAGATTACGAATATGTCGGATATGATAAGAGCTGGGATGATATGCAGCAGATGCTTGAAGATGGCGAGATTGATATGGTAACATCTGCCCGCAAAACATCGGAAAGAGAAGAAAAGTTTGATTTTTCACGTCCGATTGGAACCAATAATGGGATTCTGACCGTCCGCAGTGACAACAGCACGATTGTGGATGGCAATTACAGTACTTACAACGGTATGCGTGTGGCACTTTTGAACGGAAGCTCACGAGATAAAGAGTTTGCGGATTTTGCAGGCAATAAAGGATTTACATATGATCCATTTTATTTTGATACGACAGCAGAGATGGAGGAAGCTCTTCTGAGCGGAAATGTTGATGCTATTGCTGCCACTTCTCTGAGAAAAACAAACAATGAGCGTATCGTGGATAAATTTGACAGCAGCGATTTCTATGTCATTGTTAAAAAAGGTAATACAGAATTGCTGAATGAGATCAATTATGCAATTGACCAGATGAATGTAGTTGAGGGTAACTGGAAAACGACACTTTATAATAAAAATTATGAAAGCATAGAAACTAAGAATCTGGAATATACGGAGAAAGAAAAAAGTATTATTTCACAGTATTCCAAGGACAACCCGCTTCATGTTCTGTGTGATCCGACCCGTTATCCATATTCTTATAATGAAAATGGTGAGATGAAGGGTATTATCCCGGATTACTTCCGGAAAATTGCAGACTATGCCGGGATTTCCTATGAGTTTCTTACACCTGCCACCAGAGATGAGTATATTGCCTATCAGAAAAATAAGGAAACCACAGATATGAGCATCGATGCACGCCTGGAAACAGATAACTATGCTGAGACGAAAAAATGGGGGATTACTGCACCTTTCATTACGATGCAGCTGGCAAGGGTGACACGACGTGACTTTGATGGAAAAATTAATGTTGTTACTACTGTTGACCAGACAGCATCAAATTCAATTGAAGATGCAATGGCACCCGGTGCAGAAAAACTGATGTGCAGTACCCGACAGGAAATGATGGAAGCTGTCCGTGAGGGTAAAGCAGATGCTGCCTTCGTCTACTATTACATGGCACAGGCGTTTGTGAACAGTGACACTACGGGCACCATGACATATACTCTTCTGGAACAGCCTACATTTACCTACCGCATGGTAATTTCATCAACTGAGAACCATGCGCTGGCTGGTATTCTGACGAAAGCAATGTATGCTATGCCCCAAAATCTTGTTGAAGATCTTGCAGCACAGTATACCACATACAAAGCAACAGAGCTGACATTTGTTGACTGGATCCGTCTGCATCCTGTTGTTACTGTTTTGGTTCTTCTTATTTTTGGATGGCTACTGACTGCTATGTCTGTGACAATGGTGCATCTCAGTGCAAGAAAAAAAGCTCAGAAGGCGGCCCAGGAGAAAGCTGAGGAAATGGCGGAACTGGCAGAGCATGCACAGGCTGCAAACAAGGCAAAGACAGCATTTCTGTCACATATGTCCCATGATATGAGGACACCGATGAATGCAATCATAGGATTTACCGGTATTGCAATGAAAAACAATCCGTCAGACGAAGTGAAAAATTGTCTGGAAAAGATTGACGAAAGCTCAGAGCATTTACTGTCGCTGATCAATGATGTATTAGATCTGACCCGCATCGAAAGTGGAAAAGTGAAATACAATCCAGTGCCGGCGGATGTGAAAAACATTACAGATTCTTCATTGAATATTACAAAAGGTTTTCTTACGAACAGGGATATCAACTTTAAGATTCAGCGTGAAGAAGCAAAGATTCCAAATGTACTTGCGGATCCTGCACGCCTGCGTGATGTGCTGGTCAATATTATGAGCAATGCCGTGAAATTCACTCCGGATGGAGGGACGATTACATTTGAAGCTCGGTGTCAGGAAAAGTGCGGGGATGGATATATAAATATGCGTTACCGCATTTCGGATACTGGTATTGGCATGAGTGAGGAATTTACAAAAGAAGTTTTTGAGGAATTTGCACAGGAAGATTCCGGTGTGAGAACGCAGTACCATGGAGTTGGACTGGGGATGGCTATCGTAAAGAAGTATGTAGATATGATGGGTGGGACCATTTCCGTGCAGAGTAAAAAGCATGAGGGAACCACATTTACTGTGGATATTCCTTTGGAAATTACAGATAAGGAATGTAATAAGTCAGACACAGGTATTTCTGAAAAGGTGAATCTTACAGGTGTGAATGTTCTTCTTGCAGAGGATAATGAACTGAATGCAGAGATTGCTGCCGTGCAGTTGGAAGAATTCAGGATGAATGTAGAAAGAGCTGTGGATGGAAAGAATGCTGTTGAGATTTTCAGAAATCATCCGGAAGGCACATTTGATGTAATCCTGATGGATATCATGATGCCTGAAATGAATGGTTATGAAGCAGCAAAAGCAATCAGGGCAATGAATGACAGACCGGATGGAAAAAATATTCCTATTATAGCAATGACAGCTAATTCATTTGCAGAAGATGTTCAGGCATCACTGGATGCAGGAATGAACGCACATTTGTCAAAGCCGATTGTGATTGATGAAGTTATAAAAACGATTTTAAGGTATGTATATGGATGA
- a CDS encoding ATP-binding protein, translated as MGAVVEQIQQTYDLQVSGYYSQLQLVEEFLLHERELSLETDVNKSFFEAWEKESESTLIFLQENGQAISAGGTKMRIDMPSKLLLDLKNGYNIGKLVRLDYDQKKKDGYLVAIPCQEYTIDGETYTAIGTVYDHSKLDSMLKLKGYDGKAYLFMLDNDGNITYTNQSGDKYLRNYSLLKHLKGEQAITEEEADLLKKKFDNRESGVALLGKQNPYYLGYCPIESNNTILVCIVARGVVDNVLRDYQKTVLFTTILMAGSILLLFAGLFYSISRLSLADQKAEYEKRNNELHLQTMKEMEVVNQKLKKAKNVATEALQTAENANKAKTDFLSNMSHDIRTPMNAIIGITSLIRHDAGNKAKVIEYADKIDISSQHLLGIINDVLDMSKIEAGKTVFKYSDFSILEFMQELDTIFHSQIYEKQQTFTVIKENIHHEWVNGDQVHLMQIFSNLLSNAIKYTQEGGKIQLLVEECETKSSVYAKYRFLVCDNGMGMSADFKDTIFDAFTRAESSLTNKIQGTGLGMAITKNLVEAMGGTIDVDSELGQGSCFEILMDLKIAEDRTAALAAQEETDEQDGNILQGMRFLCAEDNELNAEILTELLKIEGAECTICENGEEILKAFEQSTPGDYDMILMDVQMPVMNGYEATKAIRRSSHKLAKTIPIIAMTANAFSEDIQHSLAAGMNAHVSKPVEMKVLEKTIRSIKSGGGGTEPQVMEQ; from the coding sequence ATGGGAGCTGTTGTTGAACAGATACAGCAGACCTATGATCTTCAAGTGAGTGGGTACTACAGCCAGCTGCAGTTGGTTGAGGAATTTTTACTTCATGAGAGGGAGCTGTCTCTTGAAACGGATGTGAACAAAAGTTTCTTTGAAGCATGGGAAAAAGAATCGGAAAGTACACTTATATTCCTTCAGGAAAATGGTCAGGCAATATCAGCAGGTGGAACAAAAATGCGGATTGATATGCCAAGTAAACTTCTGCTGGACTTAAAGAATGGATACAATATTGGAAAACTGGTGCGTCTTGATTATGATCAGAAGAAAAAAGACGGTTATCTGGTTGCGATTCCATGTCAGGAATATACGATCGATGGGGAAACTTATACGGCAATTGGAACCGTGTATGATCATTCGAAACTGGATTCCATGTTAAAACTGAAAGGTTATGATGGGAAAGCATATTTGTTCATGCTGGATAATGACGGAAATATTACGTATACGAACCAGAGTGGTGATAAATACCTGCGTAATTATTCTTTGTTAAAACATTTAAAAGGAGAACAGGCTATTACAGAAGAAGAGGCTGATTTGCTCAAAAAGAAGTTTGATAACAGGGAATCCGGAGTTGCACTTTTGGGGAAACAGAACCCCTATTATCTGGGGTATTGCCCGATAGAAAGCAACAACACCATTTTGGTATGCATTGTGGCAAGGGGAGTTGTTGACAATGTGCTGAGGGATTACCAGAAAACGGTGTTGTTTACAACAATACTCATGGCAGGTTCTATACTTTTACTTTTTGCCGGATTATTCTACAGTATTTCCAGACTTAGTCTTGCAGATCAAAAAGCAGAATATGAAAAAAGAAATAATGAACTTCATTTACAAACAATGAAGGAAATGGAAGTAGTCAATCAAAAACTGAAAAAGGCAAAGAACGTTGCAACAGAGGCTTTACAGACAGCTGAAAATGCAAATAAGGCGAAAACGGATTTCCTGTCTAATATGTCACATGATATTCGCACACCTATGAATGCGATCATTGGTATTACATCTTTGATCAGACATGATGCAGGTAATAAAGCAAAAGTTATAGAGTATGCAGATAAAATAGATATTTCATCACAGCATCTGTTAGGAATTATCAATGACGTTCTGGATATGAGCAAGATTGAGGCAGGAAAAACGGTTTTTAAGTACTCTGATTTTTCAATTTTGGAATTTATGCAGGAACTTGACACTATATTTCATTCTCAAATATATGAAAAGCAGCAGACTTTTACAGTCATAAAAGAAAATATTCACCATGAGTGGGTGAATGGGGATCAGGTTCATTTGATGCAGATTTTCAGTAATCTGCTGTCTAATGCCATAAAATATACGCAGGAGGGTGGAAAAATTCAGCTTCTGGTAGAAGAATGTGAGACAAAGTCATCTGTCTATGCAAAGTACCGCTTTTTAGTCTGTGACAATGGTATGGGAATGTCGGCAGATTTCAAGGATACAATTTTTGATGCGTTTACCCGTGCGGAAAGTTCCCTTACAAACAAAATACAGGGAACCGGACTTGGAATGGCTATTACTAAGAACCTGGTTGAGGCAATGGGAGGTACCATCGATGTGGACAGTGAACTGGGACAGGGAAGCTGTTTTGAGATTCTCATGGATCTGAAAATTGCAGAGGATAGAACGGCCGCTCTGGCAGCACAAGAAGAAACAGATGAGCAGGATGGAAATATCCTTCAGGGAATGAGATTTCTGTGTGCAGAGGATAATGAGCTGAACGCAGAGATCCTGACAGAACTGTTAAAGATTGAAGGTGCGGAATGTACTATCTGTGAAAATGGCGAAGAGATTTTGAAAGCATTTGAACAGTCTACTCCAGGGGATTATGACATGATCTTGATGGATGTGCAGATGCCTGTTATGAATGGTTATGAGGCAACGAAAGCAATCCGCAGAAGTTCCCATAAACTGGCAAAGACGATTCCTATCATTGCCATGACTGCCAATGCATTTTCAGAGGACATTCAGCATTCTCTGGCAGCCGGTATGAATGCGCATGTTTCAAAACCGGTTGAGATGAAGGTGCTGGAAAAGACGATCAGAAGCATAAAATCTGGTGGGGGGGGTACCGAACCGCAGGTTATGGAACAGTGA
- a CDS encoding ABC transporter substrate-binding protein, translating into MKKVKSCLTAVVSGVLVATAVLSGCGQSKKEVSKNDDHLTVYLWENRLMKNIAPYIHEQFPDQDIEFIIGNNDTDLYSYFKEHDELPDIITVRRFSGTDAQDLQPYLMDFASYDVVSKYYSYAVQYYKNAEDEIQWLPICGIPQTIIANKTLFDQYGVNIPENYEEYVQACQQFYDNGIKPYSMDLGEDWSNNEIIQAAAIGEFTSLDGIEWRNGAETAADEVKFDDTLWKRIFSETSQFLKDSHFGKEDINIDVDTGIQMFVEGKSAMFHGHPTVMQQLQKQMDADLIRIPYFSQTSDESYVYMTPSLNIAFNKNLEKDREKLDTALDVLDCMISEEGQKLIADGSGVISLNTDVPTMMQDVPGLEEEINNNAVYIRYSAQKSFDASLEAVHGLLSGEMDETQAYDTFCSAMNRKDPEEKATVNFENEYSISLNDRNGRDAASSILTTIREENDAQLALAPYYYFTSSMYKGECTSRRVGMMTAKSSDTALYVAKINGKQVCELVENYLADADENFYVTNKYELPIASGMKIIVNQEESGFSLKDLTVNDKKIDKEKEYSILLTDTTMSVLKKINPKCEIEQLKDTTLSSAWIEAMSKGQQPSAPEDYIEVEQ; encoded by the coding sequence ATGAAAAAGGTAAAAAGTTGTCTGACAGCAGTGGTGTCAGGTGTACTTGTAGCAACTGCTGTCTTGTCTGGATGTGGACAGTCAAAGAAAGAAGTATCTAAAAATGATGATCATCTTACCGTTTATCTGTGGGAAAATCGTTTGATGAAAAATATTGCACCCTATATCCATGAACAGTTCCCAGATCAGGATATTGAATTTATTATTGGGAACAATGATACCGATTTATACAGTTATTTTAAAGAACATGATGAATTACCGGATATCATAACAGTACGGCGATTTTCTGGAACAGATGCACAGGACTTACAGCCTTATCTTATGGATTTTGCTTCTTATGATGTTGTTTCCAAGTATTATTCCTATGCGGTGCAATATTATAAGAATGCGGAGGATGAAATCCAGTGGCTGCCAATCTGTGGTATTCCGCAGACGATCATTGCCAACAAAACACTGTTTGATCAGTATGGCGTAAATATTCCAGAAAATTATGAGGAATATGTACAGGCCTGTCAGCAGTTTTATGATAATGGCATAAAACCGTATTCCATGGATCTTGGTGAAGACTGGTCTAATAATGAAATCATCCAGGCAGCGGCAATCGGTGAGTTTACAAGCCTGGATGGTATTGAATGGCGAAACGGTGCAGAGACTGCAGCGGATGAAGTAAAGTTTGATGATACATTATGGAAACGTATTTTTTCAGAAACCAGTCAGTTTCTTAAGGACTCGCACTTTGGTAAAGAAGATATCAATATTGACGTCGATACAGGAATCCAGATGTTTGTCGAGGGAAAATCAGCAATGTTTCATGGACATCCGACGGTTATGCAGCAGCTGCAGAAACAGATGGATGCGGATCTGATCCGTATTCCTTACTTTTCACAGACATCGGATGAATCCTATGTGTACATGACTCCGTCCTTAAACATTGCATTTAACAAAAACCTGGAAAAAGACCGGGAGAAACTGGATACTGCACTGGATGTGCTGGATTGTATGATTTCAGAAGAGGGGCAAAAGCTGATTGCGGATGGAAGCGGTGTTATTTCATTGAATACAGATGTTCCAACCATGATGCAGGATGTGCCTGGACTGGAAGAGGAAATTAATAATAATGCTGTTTATATCCGGTATTCCGCTCAAAAATCATTTGATGCAAGTCTTGAGGCTGTTCACGGATTACTGTCAGGGGAAATGGATGAAACACAGGCTTATGATACTTTTTGTAGTGCAATGAATCGTAAAGATCCAGAAGAAAAAGCAACGGTGAATTTTGAAAATGAATATTCCATTTCACTGAACGATAGAAATGGCCGTGATGCAGCATCTTCCATTTTAACTACGATTAGAGAAGAAAATGATGCACAGCTGGCTCTGGCACCATATTATTATTTCACGTCTTCTATGTACAAAGGAGAATGCACCAGTAGACGGGTTGGCATGATGACAGCGAAGAGTTCAGATACAGCATTATATGTTGCGAAAATTAATGGTAAACAGGTTTGTGAACTCGTGGAAAATTATCTCGCCGATGCTGATGAGAATTTTTATGTAACCAATAAATACGAATTACCAATTGCATCCGGTATGAAAATTATCGTCAATCAAGAGGAAAGTGGATTTTCATTAAAGGACTTGACAGTTAATGATAAGAAAATAGACAAAGAAAAGGAATACTCGATTCTTCTTACAGACACCACAATGTCTGTTTTGAAAAAAATAAATCCGAAATGTGAGATTGAGCAGCTTAAAGATACAACATTATCAAGTGCATGGATCGAAGCAATGTCAAAAGGACAGCAGCCGTCAGCACCGGAAGATTATATAGAGGTTGAACAGTAA
- a CDS encoding RNA-guided endonuclease TnpB family protein has product MNRAVKIRIYPNKEQRVQIEKTIGCSRFIYNQMLADKISYYQKEKKMLRNTPAGYKKEYPWLKEVDSLALANAQLHLESAFRKFFREPACGFPRYKSKKHARNSYTTNALNGNILLQDTHLKLPKMSVIRIKLHRQIPSDWKLKSVTVSREPSGKYFASLLFCCEDQTVEKRPAERFLGIDFAVQGMCVFSTGERAGYPMFYRKAEKKLAREQRKLSHCEKESRNYQKQKKRVALCHEKIKNQRKDFQHKLSRELAERYDAVCVEDLNMKGMSGGLHLGKGVQDNGYGQFLFMLGYKLEECGKHLIKVDRYFASSKICSVCGHKKKELALSDRMYVCECGNRMDRDVNAAVNIREEGKRIYKECA; this is encoded by the coding sequence ATGAACCGCGCCGTAAAAATAAGGATCTATCCAAATAAAGAGCAGAGAGTTCAGATAGAGAAAACAATCGGCTGCAGCCGCTTTATCTATAACCAGATGCTCGCGGACAAGATCAGCTATTACCAGAAAGAAAAAAAGATGCTCCGGAACACACCGGCCGGATATAAAAAGGAATATCCATGGCTGAAAGAGGTGGATTCCCTTGCCCTGGCGAATGCGCAGCTGCATCTGGAAAGTGCGTTCCGGAAGTTTTTTCGGGAACCAGCCTGCGGATTTCCACGTTATAAATCAAAGAAGCATGCAAGAAATTCATATACGACCAATGCACTAAACGGAAATATCCTTTTGCAGGATACCCATCTGAAACTTCCAAAGATGTCCGTCATAAGGATAAAACTTCACCGTCAGATTCCATCAGACTGGAAACTGAAGTCTGTAACTGTGAGCCGTGAGCCATCCGGGAAATATTTTGCCAGCCTTTTGTTCTGCTGTGAGGACCAAACAGTGGAAAAAAGACCGGCAGAGAGATTTCTTGGGATCGATTTTGCCGTGCAGGGAATGTGTGTATTTTCTACAGGAGAAAGAGCCGGGTACCCTATGTTTTACAGAAAAGCAGAGAAAAAACTTGCAAGAGAACAGAGAAAGCTCTCCCACTGTGAAAAAGAAAGCCGGAACTATCAGAAACAGAAAAAAAGGGTAGCTTTATGTCATGAAAAGATAAAGAACCAGAGAAAAGATTTCCAGCATAAGCTCAGTAGGGAGCTTGCGGAAAGATATGATGCAGTATGTGTGGAAGATCTGAATATGAAGGGAATGTCCGGAGGGCTGCACCTTGGGAAAGGTGTGCAGGATAACGGGTATGGGCAGTTTCTGTTCATGCTGGGATACAAGCTGGAAGAATGTGGAAAACATCTTATAAAAGTAGACCGTTATTTTGCATCCAGCAAGATCTGCAGTGTGTGCGGACATAAGAAAAAGGAACTGGCATTGTCGGATAGAATGTATGTTTGTGAATGTGGAAATAGGATGGACCGGGATGTGAATGCAGCAGTCAACATCCGTGAAGAAGGAAAAAGAATCTATAAAGAATGTGCCTGA
- a CDS encoding response regulator, with protein sequence MNKTLILVVEDDRPIRNLIVTTLKTHDYKYLAAENGASAILEASSHNPDIVLLDLGLPDMEGVEVIKKIRTWSNMPIIVISARSEDMDKIEALDAGADDYITKPFSVEELLARIRVSQRRLAITQAGKQPETSVFENGGLKIDYTAGCTFLKDRELHLTPIEYKLLCLLSRNIGKVLTHTYITQQIWGRCSENDVASLRVFMATLRKKLEPEKNGVQYIQTHIGIGYRMLRIEKPEQETNSSL encoded by the coding sequence ATGAATAAGACATTAATTCTGGTGGTTGAGGATGACAGACCCATACGGAACCTGATCGTTACCACATTAAAAACACATGACTATAAATATCTGGCTGCAGAAAATGGGGCTTCAGCCATTTTGGAGGCTTCATCACACAATCCGGATATCGTTCTTCTGGATCTTGGTCTTCCTGATATGGAAGGAGTAGAGGTAATAAAAAAAATCCGTACCTGGTCGAATATGCCTATTATCGTGATCAGTGCCAGAAGTGAAGATATGGACAAAATAGAGGCACTGGATGCGGGTGCAGATGATTATATCACAAAACCATTTTCAGTAGAAGAATTACTTGCGCGTATCCGTGTCAGTCAAAGGCGGCTTGCCATAACGCAGGCAGGAAAACAGCCGGAAACCTCTGTTTTTGAAAATGGTGGATTAAAGATAGATTACACGGCTGGCTGCACATTCCTGAAGGATAGAGAACTGCATCTGACGCCCATTGAGTATAAGCTGCTCTGCCTTTTATCCCGTAATATTGGAAAAGTATTGACACATACATATATTACTCAGCAGATATGGGGACGCTGCTCGGAAAACGATGTTGCTTCTCTCAGGGTCTTTATGGCAACACTGCGGAAAAAACTGGAGCCTGAAAAAAACGGTGTACAATATATCCAGACACACATAGGAATCGGATATCGCATGCTCAGAATCGAGAAACCTGAGCAGGAAACGAACTCTTCTTTATGA
- a CDS encoding ATP-binding protein — translation MSLKMEDTVKNRTYPKRPFAWYVEKPSAKDYLLTVFIFAVCTLIGLLFQKLDLTDTNIVTIYILGVLITSIVTDGYLCSVAGSFLSVFLFCFFLTEPRMSFETYAVGYPVTFFIMLILSVLTGTLAAKLKMHAKLSSQLAFRAQVLFDTDRLLQKAKSETEILGVTCTQLIRLLNRSITAYVVENGTLSEGKLFSGEKESTEDFLTQEEQQAARWTYENRQRAGASTQHFSQAKCLYLAIRSGNNVYGVIGIPLQKETLDSFEYSILLSVINECALAMENVQNAIEKERNAVLAKNEQLRGDLLRAISHDLRTPLCSISGNADMLLSNSDRLDEATKYQIYTDIHDDAEWLIGVVENLLSITRINDGRLKFKFTDQLLDEVIAESLRHISRKHDEYKIVADCEELVLTRMDVHLIIQVLVNLIDNAIKYTPSGSVISIRGVKKAGKAQISVEDNGPGIPDEMKPHIFEMFYTGKTTVADSQRSLGLGLALCRSIIEAHDGTLVLSDHAPHGCNFTFTLPLSEVTLNE, via the coding sequence ATGAGCTTGAAAATGGAGGATACAGTAAAAAACAGAACCTATCCGAAACGGCCATTTGCATGGTATGTGGAAAAACCGTCCGCAAAAGATTACTTGCTGACGGTTTTTATATTTGCAGTATGCACTTTGATTGGCCTGTTGTTTCAGAAACTGGATCTTACAGATACAAATATTGTAACGATATACATTCTGGGCGTATTGATAACTTCGATCGTGACAGATGGTTATCTTTGCAGTGTAGCCGGATCCTTTTTAAGTGTATTCTTATTTTGCTTTTTCCTGACGGAGCCAAGGATGTCTTTTGAGACATATGCGGTGGGATATCCGGTGACATTTTTCATAATGCTTATTTTGTCCGTACTTACAGGAACCCTTGCGGCAAAGCTGAAAATGCATGCAAAGCTGTCTTCACAGCTTGCCTTTCGTGCACAGGTTCTGTTTGATACGGATCGTTTGCTGCAAAAGGCAAAAAGTGAGACAGAAATCCTCGGAGTTACCTGTACACAACTGATACGTCTGTTAAACCGCAGCATCACGGCATATGTTGTGGAAAATGGAACTTTATCAGAAGGAAAGCTTTTTTCCGGGGAAAAAGAAAGCACAGAGGATTTTCTGACACAGGAAGAACAACAGGCGGCCAGATGGACTTATGAAAACAGACAGCGTGCCGGCGCATCCACGCAGCATTTTTCACAGGCAAAATGCTTATATCTGGCAATCCGAAGCGGAAATAATGTTTATGGCGTAATTGGGATCCCTCTGCAAAAAGAAACACTGGACTCTTTTGAATACAGCATCCTGCTGTCTGTAATAAATGAATGTGCACTTGCAATGGAGAATGTACAAAATGCCATAGAAAAAGAGAGAAATGCGGTTTTAGCAAAAAATGAGCAGCTGCGTGGCGATCTTCTTCGGGCAATCTCCCATGATCTGCGTACGCCGCTTTGTTCCATTTCAGGAAATGCAGATATGCTTCTCAGTAACAGTGACCGTCTGGATGAAGCTACAAAGTATCAGATCTACACGGACATTCATGATGATGCAGAGTGGCTGATCGGAGTTGTGGAAAACCTGCTTTCAATCACCAGGATCAATGATGGAAGATTGAAGTTTAAATTTACGGATCAGCTTTTGGATGAGGTAATAGCAGAGTCACTCCGACATATCAGCCGGAAACATGATGAGTATAAGATCGTGGCGGACTGTGAAGAACTTGTTCTTACACGTATGGACGTGCATCTTATTATACAGGTTCTGGTAAATTTGATCGATAATGCGATAAAATATACGCCGTCAGGCTCTGTCATCAGCATTCGGGGGGTTAAAAAAGCCGGGAAAGCACAGATAAGCGTGGAAGATAACGGCCCCGGAATTCCGGATGAAATGAAGCCGCATATTTTTGAGATGTTTTATACAGGGAAAACAACCGTTGCAGACAGCCAACGGAGTCTGGGGCTTGGCCTGGCACTTTGCCGCTCTATCATAGAAGCTCACGATGGAACCCTGGTTCTTTCGGATCATGCTCCGCATGGATGTAATTTTACTTTTACTTTACCATTAAGCGAGGTGACATTAAATGAATAA
- a CDS encoding potassium channel family protein, with translation MKNVLIIGLGRFGIHIAMQLNQLGHEVMAVDWKEERVDKVLSFVTNAQIGDSTNAEFLQSLGIGNYDICFVTIGDSFQNSLETTSLLKELGAKLVISRAERDVQEKFLLRNGADKVVYPEKQVAKWASIRYTDDHILDYMEVDASHAIFEVEVPEEWVGKTVGGLDIRKRYNINILAVKNEEEFSIAISPETYFAENDKLLVLGEYRALQKCFRI, from the coding sequence ATGAAAAATGTATTGATTATTGGACTTGGAAGGTTTGGAATACATATTGCCATGCAGCTCAATCAGCTGGGACATGAAGTTATGGCAGTTGACTGGAAGGAAGAAAGAGTGGACAAAGTACTGTCGTTTGTGACGAATGCTCAGATTGGTGACAGTACCAATGCTGAATTTTTACAGTCCCTTGGAATTGGAAACTACGACATTTGTTTTGTGACCATTGGAGACAGCTTTCAAAATTCTCTTGAAACAACATCCCTTCTAAAAGAACTGGGCGCAAAATTGGTGATATCCAGAGCTGAACGTGATGTTCAGGAAAAATTTCTTTTACGCAATGGTGCCGATAAGGTAGTTTATCCGGAAAAGCAGGTGGCAAAATGGGCATCCATCCGTTATACAGATGATCATATCCTGGATTATATGGAGGTGGACGCTTCCCATGCAATTTTTGAAGTGGAAGTGCCGGAAGAATGGGTTGGAAAAACAGTGGGTGGACTTGACATCAGAAAACGCTACAATATTAATATCCTGGCAGTAAAAAATGAAGAGGAATTCAGTATTGCAATTTCACCGGAAACGTATTTTGCAGAGAATGATAAATTACTGGTATTAGGAGAGTACAGAGCTCTTCAGAAGTGCTTCCGCATATAG